The Deinococcus hopiensis KR-140 sequence CGACAAGCTCGATCAGTCCAACATCACCGAGCGCACGCTCTTTCCCGGCCTGGAGGGCCTGGGCCAGTCGCTGAGCCGCTACTACCGCATCCGCGAAGGCGCGCTGGTCAACCCGGCCACGGCGGGAGCGCAGGAAGACCCTGAACCAGACCAGCCGCACAGCGACGCGCGCTGAGGCTCCGGGTCAGCGCAGCAGCACCGGCATGACGGCCAGGGTCAGAAGCGGCGTGAGCAGGATCATCAGCGGTATCCAGAGGGCGTCCTCCCGCTGAAGACGCCGCAGAAACCGGCGGGGCCGAACTTTCCGGAAGACCGCGAGGTTGGGGAATGCCGCCCCGTATGGTTCCCGGATCCTCCGGTCCGTCCCCTCCGCTCCGGTGCTTGCACGCCGCTCGGGTTGGTCCGTGACTGCATCACGGATGAACCGGAAGCTTATCAGGACGTTTCTTTGCCCTTTGCGCTCCGCCCGCTGCGCCGTGGGCCTCTCAATACACGTGAAAGTCCCGCAGGCCCGTCGCCTCGCTGTACTGGGTCTGCACCTCCTCGACCCGGGCGTGGGGTGGGCCGCGCTTCAGCCAGTGCAGCAGGCGGTCCAGGTCTTTCTGAGGCCCCTCGGCCACCACCTCCACCCGGCCGTCCAGGAGGTTCTCGGCGGTGCCGCTGAGGTTGAGGTCCCGGGCGTGGCGCTGCACGTAACGGCGGTAGCCCACGCCCTGAACTTTACCGACAACGAGAGCGGTCAGACGCATGGGCGCATGGTAACGGCTGCCTGCCTCGCGCCCTCCATTTCTGATGAACAGGTGAGCGTTTGCTTCGGCGCGTTCATGCGGCTCAGGGTAAAGTGGAGGAAGATGCCCGCCCGGCCCCTCCCATACGTGCTTTTCGCCGCTGTGCGCGTCCTTGCCTTCTCGGTGACGGAATGACCGATCTGCCGCTCACCCCCCCCTCTTCTCTCCCTCCCCGCCCACACCGTCGCCGCTGGCCCTGGGTGCTGCTGGTGCTGGCCGTTTTGCTGGGGCTGGCGACGTGGCTTGCCCCGACGCTGCTGGGCAAGTGGGCGCTGCGGCAGGTCAGCAGCGGGGGCACGCAGGTGACGGCACAGGGCGTGGGCGGCCCCCTGTGGGCCCCCAGCCTACGGGGCGCGCAGGTGCAGCTTCCCGGTCTGGAGGCCAGAGCCGGGCAGGCGGAGGTGCAGATCACCGGCGTGGACCTCAAAAACAAGGTGGTCCGGCTGCGGGCCAGCGTGAAGGACGCGGACATCAACCTGCGCTTGAAAGACCTCCTGGCGGGAAAGAAAGGTCCAGCGAAACCCGTCGGCCCCGGCTGGAAAGTGGTGCTGGACGGGCTGGATGTGGGCAACACGCGGGTAAAGGTGGACGGCTCCGGAGCCAACATTCCCGACGGACAGTTTCAGGTGAAGCCGGGCAAGGATGGAGCGCTGGCCGTGCGGGGCCACACGGGGAACGGGGACCTGAACGCCGACGTGACCGTGCGGCAGACCCCGGCAGGCAACGCCTTCGGCCTGAACCTCAATGCCGACGCGCGGGTGCTGAACCACTACTGGCCTGGCGTGACGGGCGGGCGTATCACGGGGCACTATGACCTGGGCGGCGGCCAGCCCATCCGTGGCGACCTGAAGATTACGGGCGGCGCACTGCGCGTGCCACAGGCCAAATTCGTGATGGTGCAGGACGTCTCGGGTACCGCCACCCACCGGGGCGACAAGATCGCGCTGGCGCTCCGCGGCCAGGGCTGGAACGGCCCGGTCACCACGCGCGGAGGCGTGGACCTGAAGGCGAAGAACTGGACGGTGACGGCGGACGCGGCCCCCGGTATGGCGGGCCTGGCGAAGGCGCTGGGGACGGCGGGCAGCGGCCAGCTGAAGCTGCGCGTCACGGCGGGTGGCTGGAGCACGGTGCGCGCCAAGGCCTACGGCAAGGGGACGGGCAAACTCGCGGGCGTGCCCTTCGAAGACCTGAAGGCCGAATACACCTTCCTCAGCCGCGACGCCCAGGCCAGCGGCGCCGGGCAGACGAATGACCTCGCCTTCAGCGCACGGACGGCCCTGTCGGGCAACCAGAAGCTGAGTGGCCGCTGGGCCCTGGGGCGTGGGGGACTGGCCCGCTGGGAGGGCACCTTCGCCCAGAAGCCGCTGGATGTGCGGGCGAATATTGACGCGGAGAATCGCCTGACCCTGCGGGGTCAGGGCCTGGGCGGACCGCTGGCAGGGACCTTCAACCTCAAGGACCAGCGCCTCGCCGCCACCCTCAACCCCACCTTCGGGGCCGCGAAGGCACGGGTGGCCCTGAGCGGCAAACCCAGTGACCTGCGGGCCACGATCACGAATGGCAGCGCTGGGCCCTTCGCCCTCGCCGGAAACGCGCAGCTGAACAAGGAGGGGCTGAAGGCAGACCTGGGCAACGTGGTGCTGGACCTGGACCGCAACTTCCGGGGCGACTGGGCAGTGCGGAGCCTGACGGGCGCGGGCGTAACGCTGGGCGGGCAGGGCCAGCTGGACCTGACGGGCGGCGACGTGCGCGGTACGGTGACGGCGCGGGTGCCGGGCCTGCCCGAATCCCTTACCGGGCCGCTGACCCTGAATTACCTGCGGCAGCAGGGCACCTTCGCGCCCGGAGATCAGCGCCTGACCTGGCGGGGCGAGAACTTTAGCGTGACCGCCCGAAATCTGGCGGTGGCGGGCGGCGTACGCGTCAGCGGCGACATGACGGTGAACAACCGCCTCAAGGCCACTGGCACGCTGACGGCGCGGGGGAGCGGCTTTGACGTGAGGGCCACCGGCGTGGGCGACGCGCTGCGGTTGCGCGGCGCGGCCAACGGCGTGACGGTGCTGGCTGACACGGCCCTCGCGCCCGGCTTGCGCACCACAGCGCGCGTGCAGGGCGCGGACATCCGGGGCGTACTGCGCGTGGAAGACGGCCTGCGCTTCACCCTGACCACCCGTGGGCAGACGGCCCGGGGTGTCCTGAAGGGCCAGGACTGGGACGCCACGGGGCGCGTCGACCTGGCCGCCCTGCAGCCCCTGCTCGGCGTACAGGACCTGGGCGGGACGGTAGACCTCAACCTCGCCGGACTGGGCGGCACGGCGCGCGTGAATGCCCGCGCGGCAGGCGCGGCCGTGCGCGGGACCCTGACGCGGGCGGCAGGCCAGATTGGCGCAGACCTGACGGGCACCTACGCCGGAGCGCGGGCGGTCCTCGCCGGACGGGTGTATCCCAATGTGCAGGCCCGGGGCCGCGCCTCCTGGCAGGGACAGACGCTGAACGCGGCGCTGAGCGGGGGGTACGGCAACCTGCGGGCCCGCCTGACCGGGCAGACCGGGGACCTCGCCTTTTCGGGCGTCACGGTGCCGGGACAGGCGGTGGACCTGGCCGCCACCCTCACGCCCCAGCTGACGGCGAGCGGCACCTGGGGTGACCTGAAGGTGCGCTACGACGCGGGCACGGAGCTGGCCAGCGTGTCGGGCGCGCAGGCGCTGACCGCCTTTGGGCAGGCCGGGCGGGTGCAGGGCCAGGCGACGTGGGGACCTGGCTTCAGGGGAACGGTCAATGCCCGGGGCGCCCTGGATCAGTACACGGTGGCGCTGCGCGGCCCGTGGCAGGACCTGAACGTGCTCCTCACCGACGCCGAGGGCCTGCGGGCGACAGGCCGGGCAGCGCTCCCCGCCGGACGCTACGACCTGAATGTGCGCGGGCCCGTCGCCGGACTGTTCGTGGACGGACGGGTTCAGGGCAGCGGCCTGTCGCCGCGCGGTACGGTCAACGTGTTTGACGGCGCGGGAGGCAGCGCCCGCGTAACCCTGCGCGGCTTTTCCGACCTCGCCGTGAAGGCGCGCGGATTGACGCTGGCCGGGCAGCGGGTCCAGGGGGACCTCACGGCGCGCGGCGGGCAGCTGAACGGCAACCTGACCGCCGGGCCGCTGCGGCTGACCGCCACGAACGGCCAGGTCCGCACGTCGGGCACCTTCGCGGACCATACGGTCACGGCCACCGGACGCCTGAAACTGCCGGCGACGCTGGAGGACCTGCGGGTCAACGTGGCCGGGCCGTACCTCACCGCGCAGGCGGCGGGCGGCGTGGCGAACCTGCGCGGCACCGTGCGGCTGCGGCCTCAGAACCTCGGCTCGGGTCAGGGCCGCGTGACCGTTCCGGCGCAGACCTTCCCCCTGAGCGCCTCGCTGACGGGCGGACGGGCCCGGGTGGGCGACCTGACCTACGCGGGTGGCCGCTGGAGCGGGGGGCTGAACCTGAACTACGCCCTCGCCGCCCGCCGGGGCACTGTGCGGCTGGTGGGCGAAGGCCGTGGGCTGGCCGCCGTGCCCTTCGGCCCTGTGGCCGGGCGCGTGACGCTGCTGCCTGCGCTGGGCGGCACGCTGAGTACGGACCTCGCCGCCGCCCTGCCGCTGCTGCCTGCCCAGGTTCGGACCCAGGTGGAGCCCGGGCAACTCGTGGCGACGCTGACGCCCAAGGGCGCGGCCCTGACCACGCGGGGCACCCGCTACCTGGGCCAGCCCCTCACCCTGGACGCGCGGGCGAACTGGGCCCGGGGCATAACGGCAACGGGCATCCTGACGCACCCGGACCTGCGCCTGCCCGTGCGGTACGACGGCAAAAACTTGACCCTGCGTGGAGCAAGGCTGGACGCACGCGCCCTGCGGCCCTTCGTGGACGCGAGCGGCACCGTCACGGCGGACCTCACCCTTCCTGGCCTGGACCTGAAGCGGGCGAGTGGACGGGCACGACTTGACCTCGTCGCCGCCGGACAACCCGCACAGGGAACGCTGAGCCTCATCAACGGCCAGTTGAACGGCAAGTTGCGCGCCGGTCCCCTCGGTCTCGCCGTGCAGGAAGGCCGCCTACACGCCAGGGGCGAACTGGCGGGCCACACCCTCGACGCCACCGGACGCCTCACCGGGCTGACCCGGCTCGATCAACTCCTTGTCAACGTGACTGGACCGTACCTCTCCGCCAAGGCCACGGGGGACCTCGCCCGCCTGACCGGGACCCTGCGCGTCAAAGGGCAGACTTTCGGTTCAGGAACCACCCTGACGCGCGTTCCAGCGCGGAGCTTTCTCCTGACGGCAGCCCCCTCACGGGGCGCGGTTCAGGTGGACGATCTGATTTACGCGGGGGGACGCTGGAGCGGAGACCTGCGGCTGCCGTACGCGGTGGCCGGACGCGGTGGCGTCTTGCGCGTGGTGGGTGGCGGCAAGACCCTCTCGGCGCTGCCCTCCGGTCCACTGGGAGGCCGCCTGAACCTGCTGCCCGCGCTGGGCGGCACGCTGACGGCCAACCTGACGCCCCTCCTCACCGCCCTGCCGCAGAACGTGCGGGGCGAACTTGTGCCCGGCCAGCTCACCGCGCAGGTGCGTGAGGGGGGAGCCGTCCTGGGCAACCGGGGCGCCCTCTATCAGGGGCGTCCGCTGAAGCTGACGGGCCGCGTGAACTGGCAGGGCGGGGTCACGGCCGCAGCCGAACTGACGCACCCGGACCTGCGCCTGCCCGTGCGGTACGACGGCAAAAACTTGACCCTGCGTGGAGCAAGGCTGGACGCACGCGCCCTGCGGCCCTTCGTGGACGCGAGCGGCACCGTCACGGCGGACCTCACCCTTCCTGGCCTGGACCTGAAGCGGGCGAGTGGACGGGCACGACTTGACCTCGTCGCCGCCGGACAACCCGCACAGGGAACGCTGAGCCTCATCAACGGCCAGTTGAACGGCAAGTTGCGCGCCGGTCCCCTCGGTCTTGCCGTGCAGGAAGGCCGCCTACACGCCACGGGCGAACTGGCGGGCCACACCCTCGACGCCACCGGACGCCTCACCGGGCTGACCCGGCTCGATCAACTCCTTGTCAACGTGACTGGACCGTACCTCTCCGCGAGTGCGAGTGGAAGTCTGGAGCGGCTCCAGGGGACTGTGCGGGTCAAGGGCCAGACCTTCGGCTCCGGCGATCTGCGCGCCAGCCTTCCCACCCAGACGCTGTCCGTGACCGCCCGGCCCACACGCGGTGAGGTGCGCCTGGGCGGCCTGACCTACAGGGGGGGACGCTGGAACGGCGCGGCAAACTTGCGTTATGCGCTTGGAGAACACAGCGGAACCCTGCGGGTGGCGGGTGGCGGCAAGGCGCTGGCGGCCCTGCCCTCCGGCCCGCTGGACGGGCGCGTGAACCTGCTGCCTGCCCTGGGCGGCACGGTGGCGGGGGAGCTCTCCCCCTTCCTGGGCGCGCTGCCGGGCAGTGTTCATCAGGCGCTGGTCGCCGGACGGTTGAGTGCCCGGGTGGGTGCGGACGGAGCCGCGCTGGAAACCGTGGGGGCCCGTTATCTCGACTCTCCCCTGAGCCTCACCGGGCAGGTGCGCTGGCGCGGGGGCGTGACGGCCTCGGCCCTGCTGACCCACCCGGGCACCCGAATCCCCATCCGGTACGACGGGCGTAACCTGACGGTGGTGGGCGCGGTGGTGGACGCGCGGGCGCTGCGCCCTGTGGTGGAGGCCGCGGGCCGGATTACAGCGGACCTGACCGTGCCGGGGCTGGACTTCGCGCGGGCGCAGGGCCAGGCGGCGGTCAACCTCTCGGCCCCGTCTGGACAACGCGCGGTGGGGCGCGTGACCCTGGCAAGCGGACAACTCAGCGCCAACGTCACGAGTAACCTTGCGGGGCAGGAGGTGGTGGTGCGCGGGCCGCTCTATCCCAGCGCCAACGCGGTACTGACCCTGGGCGACGTGCGGGGTACCCTGACGGGCGACGCGGCGAAGACGCTGACCCTACGGGCCACCGGAACGTACCAGGACCGTGCCCTGGACCTCACGGCCGTGGGACGCGCCCTGACCGGGCCGGACGGAACAGCGGACGTGAGCGGTCAGTACGCGGGGGCGAGGGTGTCCCTGAACCTCAACCGCGTCGGCAGCGACTGGGGGGTGAGCGGCAACGTGAACGCCCCGGACCTCCAGCCGCTCGCGGGCACGGTGGGGAACCTCAGCGCTACGCTCAGCGGGACGCTGCGTGACCTGCGCCTGAACTTGAGCGGTGAGGCGGCGGGCGTGGCCTTTCGCGCTCCGGCCAGCTATGCGAATGGGGTGCTGCGCCTGCGCGACGCCACGGCCACCCTGCCGGGAACCCTGGGCCAGGCGCGGGCGAGCGGCCCGGTCTTCCCCACCCTGAACCTCAGCGCGCGGGCCAGCCTGAACGAAGGCGTGCCGGGCACCTACACCGTGCAGGCGCTCGGTTCTCTGAGCAAGCCTGACGTGCGCGCTCAGGGCAGGCTGACGGGTGCAGCGGGAGGCTTGCAGGTGGCGGGGGCCCGGCTCTCGGCCCGCCTGCTGGGGCGCGACTGGAAGGTCAACCTGACGGGCGAGGCGCTGGCGGGCTTCCTGCGCGGCACATTGAACGCGGGCCCACTCGGCGGCTTGCAAGACAGCCGCCTGACCCTCCACGCACCGCTCGTCTCGGGCAAAACGCGGGTGCGGCTCGACGGGGTGACGGGCTGGAACGTCCGGACGGGCTGGCTTGGGCTGCTGCAGGCCACCGGTAGCGTGCCCGGCGGCGCGCTGGACGCCACCCTGCGCGGTGCGGGTCCCCTCGCTCTCGTGGGCCGCATCGGGCCGGCGCGGGTCACGGGCAACTTCCCCGCCGATCTGCCCCTCAAGCCGGGCGGGACGCTGGACCTCACCGCGCTGGACATGGGGGCGCTGTGGGGCCGGGCGGAACAGCTCCGTGCCACAGGCCGGGCCACGCTGGCCGGGACAAGCTGGAGCAAGCCCGAAGTCGGCTTCGCGGGCCGACTGGACGACACCGGCGGGGACCTGGGCGGCGACATCACGGCGAGTTACCGCGCGGGCGACGTGGCTGTGCGCCTCGCGGGGCAGCAGGTATCTGGCGACGCGGCGCTGCATGCCGGGCGCTTTGACGCCCACCTGCGCGCAAGCAGCGTGCGGGCCGCGCGGCTGCTGCCCCCGGCGTGGAAGGTGGACAGCCTGACCTTCGCGGGCCGCGTTCAGGCCTCGGGCACCCTCACGAGAGGCCTGGAGCGGGTGGAGGCGCGGACCCTCGCCCTGCGCGGACAGCAGGCGGCAGCGGGTCCCTTCAGCCTGTACGGGCAGGCCACCTTCCTACGCAGGGCAGGGCAGCCGGACGTGCTGGAGACGGAGCTCTCGGGCAGCTTGCGCGGCGGGGTGCTGAAGGCGGTGGGCGCATTGCCCTCTGGCGTTCGCATCACCGCCCAGAACGTGGACGCCCGCGCGCTTGGAGCAGGCACCGTGGGCACGGACCTGACCCTGACCGGAGCGCTGGAAAACCTGCTCGTGGCAGGCCACGCCTCGGTGGACGCGCGGGACTTTGGCGCGCGCGTCACCCTCTCTGGCCCGGTCCGCGACGCCCGAGCCAACGCCCGCCTGACCCTCAAGGGCGTGGGCGGCAGCGGTACCCTGTACGCCGAGGCCGAGCGGCTGGACCTGAATGCGGGCACGGTGCAGGCGCACGTGTACGGCACGGCGCAGCAGACAGGCAACAAGGTGGACCTGGACCTGCGCGGCGCGTGGCCCCGGCTCAGCGGTCAGGCCAGCGTGACGCTCCCCTCTGTGCCAAACCCTGTGACGCTGAGCGGCGACGGCGCAGGTGGGTACACCTTGAACGCCGGAACGCTGGGCGGGGGCCAGTTCTCGCTGGCGCGCGGCCAGGGTTTCATTCCCACCCTCGCCGGAGCGCTGCGCCTCACGCCGCTGCCCCTGGCGAAGGGCACGGGCGAGGCGGCGGTGGACGTGGGGCTCTCGGGCACGCTGACCGCACCGCGTCTGAGCGGCACGCTGAGCACCCGAAAGGCTGAAGTGGGTGGAGTGGCGCTCGCGGACACGGCGGGCACCTTCGCCGGAAGCCCGAGCGAACTGCGCGCCACGTTGACCCAGTCGGGCGCAGTGGTGGCGTCTCTGGAAGGCCAGACCCTCACGCTCAACGGCCTGACGACCACGGCGGCGGGCAGCACGGTCCAGGCCTCGGGCAAAGCCAAGTTCAGCGGCCTGAGCGACGTAACCCTCACGGCCAGCGGCGCGGTGGAGGGCACGGTGCGGGCGACCTATCAGGCCGGAGCGCTTACCGCCCGGGGCAACGTCGGGACGCAGGGCGTAAAGGCGGCGCTCGACGTGGCGGCCGATCCCTTCACCGGCTGGCGGGGCACGGCGCGGGTGACGGGCGGACCGTCCGGCGTGCTGACCCAGGCCGCCGATCTGAAGCTCTCGGGCCCCTACGCCCACCCGCTCGTGACGGGCGAGGCGGGCCTGCTGGGCGCGGGCGCGCGGCTGGTGGCAAATGCGGACGGCGCGCAACTGCGGCTGGTGGACGGCCCCGGGGCGAGCGCGGGCGGCGTGCTGGAACTGCGTCCGGCCCTGACAGGAACGGGCGAGAGCGGCTGGCGCTGGTTGGGCACAGCGGCGGTCACCCGGCCGGAGCTCAGCCTCAGCGTCACGCCCACCGGTCCCCTCGCCGACCCCAACCTGACGCTGAGCCTGCGCCGCGGCGAGTGGCGCGCGGCGGGCACGGCTTCCCTGCGCGCGGCGGACCTGGACGTGACCGACGGCCAGGCTGCCGGGCGCCTCACCTGGAACGCGAACACCCTCAGTGTCCGCCTGCCCGGCCTGGACCTCGCCCGTCTGGACCTCGCCAATGTCACCGGCCGGATCGATGCCACGGGCGAGGTAGACACGCGCAGCGGCAACGGCCGCGTCACAGGGCGGGTCACGGACGTGGCCACCGGTTATGAGGTTCCCTACCTGGACCTCGCCGTGAACGGCGACGTAAACGCCGACGTGACGCTGACGGGCGGCAAGGCGCGTGTGCAGGCCACCGCCGCGCTGCCCGCCGGAACAGTCACCCTCAATGCCACCCAGGGCGAGAAGAGCTGGACCGGGAACCTCACCGGAACGCTGACGCGGGAAGGCGGCACGTTGACGGCGAACGTGACTTCGGGTGGGACGGGCCTGACCGGTACGGTAACGGCCGCAAACTACCCCCTGAAGGCGGGTGGGCAAGAGGCACGCCTGGCGGGCACCTTCACCCTGAAGGGCCAGAGCTTCGGCGCGGCCCTGACGGCGGCAAACGGTATGGGCGAGGCCCAGCTAACGGGTGAGGGCGGCCTGGCGGACCTGCTGCCCGCGCTGGCCAATATGACCGCCGTGCGCCCCACCGAGCAGGGCTACCGCCTGCGCGCCCTCATCGACGACTTCGACCTCGCCCGCCTGAAGCTCGCGCCCGGGGTCTCGGGACTCGTGAACGGTGAGGCCACCATCCGGGACGGCGGTGGTACCGTCGTGATCACGAGTCCGGGGCTGCGCGTCGGGCAGGAGCAGCTCGGCGCGCGGGTGGAAGGCACCCTCGTCGGCGGCGACTGGAGGCTGCGCGGCTTCCTGGGCAACTCCGAATTCTTCGCGGCGCTGACGGGAGGCACCCTCAGCGGGCGCGGCACCCTGCAGGCGCTGCCCGTCGGGGCGCTGGCAGGAGCCGTGACCGGCACAGCGGTGGGCGAGGGGGTGGTCACGGGCGTGGCGCGCTTCACCCTGCCGCTTGCCGATCCGCTCGCGGGCAGCGCGACGGTGGTGGCCGAGCGCATCCGCGTGACGGCGACGCCGAGCGTGGCCGGGCCCGGCCCGGCCGGCGGCGCGGGGAGCAACACCGCCGCGAACGCTCCCGAGACGCTGACGGGCACAGGCACCCTGGACTATGCGGGCCGCGAGTTGCGCAACGTGAGCATCCAGCTCGCGGGCGCGGGCACCTGGGATATTCGCGGCGGCTACACGCACAAGCGCGTGGACCTGACTGCCCGGTTTGCAGACACCACGTTCACGCCCGTGCTGCGCCTCATCCCGGGCCTCGCCGAGCTGACCCCCAGCCTGCGCGGCAGCGTGACGCTGACGGCGGCAGGCACCTACGAGCGCCCCCGCGCCCTGCTGCGGGCGCAGAACCTCGTGGGCAGCCTGGCCGGCCTGAGCCTGCAGGTTCCCACATTCTCGGGCGATCTACCGGACACCGGAGCCTTTACTGCGGGCGGACGCATCCTGACGGGCGGCACGGTGGGCAGCGACGGCACCCTGGAGGCGCGCGGGCAGCTGACCCTGGGCAAACTCTCGGGCACCCGCGTGGCCTTTACCGGGCTGCTCGCGCCGCAGGCCCTGGGCGCGCTGCCGAACTCCACCGTCGCCGTCAACCAGTCTGGGAACCGTTGGCTGCTGGACGCCCGCAGCCGAACGGGGACCGGCACCCTGACGGTCACGGGCGCGGTGGTCCCACGGCTTGACCTCACCCTCGCCGCGCGGGGCTACAACCTGCCCCTCGCCGCGATCTACGCCCGCGAGAGCGTCCTGAACGCGGACCTGCGTGCGGTGGACGACGGCACCCTGGTGCGCGTGAGCGGCGGGCTGAACTTCTTGCGCCTGACGCTGGGCCGCACAAACGCCGTTGCCACCATTCCCGCACCCGGCCAGAGCGGCGGCGGGGCCGGGAACGGGGCCGGGCGCACCACCGACGACTTCGCCAGCCCGCTGCCCATGCAGTACACGGCGTTCCCCAAACCGCAGACGGACGGCACGGCGCAAACGCCGGCCCTGCCCTTCCTCCAGCGCGTCGTGTTCGAAGACGTCCCCATCCAGGCCCCTGGCGGCATCCGGGTGGACGAGGCCCTCGCCCGCGCCGAATTCACCGGCAACCTGGTGCTGTCGGGCACCGGGGCCAAGCCCAGCCTGCGCGGCAACGTGACCGCCCAGCGCGGGGCCCTCTTCCTGCGCGAGAACGAGTTCGCCCTGCGGACGGGCCTGGTGGCCTTCTCGGGCGAGGGCGTTCTGCCCACCTTCACGGTGGTGGCGGCGGGCACGGTGCCCTCGGCCACCACTGGGCAGCGCGTGCCCGTGACGGTGGACGTGCGCGGCGTATTTCAGCCGCAACCAACGGGCGAGAACGTGCTGAGCCTCAAGACCACCCTGGGCTGCGGGACGGAGGTGGGCGACGCCTGCACGGACCCCAACACGGGCAACCGCTACACCGAAGCGCAGCTGTACGCCCTCGTTGCCACCGGCGTGCCGGACCTGCAGACCCTGCCCGCCAACCTCACGGCCCTGGGGACCAGCGCGCTGCAAACGGCCCTGAACGTCTTTATCCTCGGTGAGCTGGAGCGCAACGTGGCCCGCGCGCTGGGCCTGGACGTGTTCCGCTTCACGCCCAACCTCGCCACCGGGGACGGCTCTCTGGGCGCGACGCTGACGGTGGGGTCCTA is a genomic window containing:
- a CDS encoding acylphosphatase; the encoded protein is MRLTALVVGKVQGVGYRRYVQRHARDLNLSGTAENLLDGRVEVVAEGPQKDLDRLLHWLKRGPPHARVEEVQTQYSEATGLRDFHVY